ATATAGAGACGACAGAAAAATGTAAAGGTTGTGGCAGAAAAACAGTAGAAGAAGAACATTTAGACAAAAAGACTGGAGAAATAATAAAAACAGAAAAAACAACTTATGGGTTTAAGTTGTTGGTAATAAGAGGTGTCCGGAGTGGGATAGTGGTATCGGCCAAGTTTGCCAAGATACAAGAGAGTGAAAAGAATTGGACATTGAAGTTAATAAAACAAGCCGAGAAAAATATTGGTAAAAAGATAAAAGTGTTAGTTTTAGATCGAGGGTTTATAAACGGTATAACACTATGGATAATCAAGCATAGTTTTAAGATTGATTTTATAATACCAGCCACAACAACAATGGATATAACCAAAGATGCCCGGGGTTTAAGGAATAGAGGTAATGAAGATGGTATCTGGCGAGAAGAAACAACAGAAATAACTGCTTTAGGAATAAGAGGATTGACCAGTTACGACCAGTATGGAGATGAAGAACATAATAAGAAAAACAGATACAGTAAAAATTTTGTAGGAAATCCGCTGAATGTAGTAATGGTTACTAAATGGGATAGAAAAGAATATCCTCGTGGAAAAGAAAAAGTATTTTTAACAACTTTGAGAGTAGACAAACCAATATCCGTGATAAAGAAATACAAGTTAAGAAGTTTAGTAGAGAATACAACATTCAGGGAATTAAAGACCGGCTGGCTGATAGACAGTATACCCAAGAAAACAGAACCAGCAGTCAGAACACATGTTTTTTTGACTGTATGTATGTTTAATATGTGTAAAGCCTACAGGAGCCAATTAGGAAAAGAGAGGACAGAACAAGGTATAAGGAAATTTAGGAGACAAACTTTTGCACAAACGATGAATAAGGTGGTAATAATTGCTGAGCCATACTATGGAATATTTGACTTAGAGGAATTAGCCATACTATGGGGTAAACCACCAAAATACTTTATGCGTATAAATCCTAAAAAATTCAAAGAAGAATATGAACTTACTGAACCAAATTCACATTCGTCGGTAGAAAAAACATCAGGAGAAA
Above is a window of bacterium DNA encoding:
- a CDS encoding transposase — protein: MSNQELKELERRKEQSETAKQELRERNRQYLAWEHLTRNQKEVANRILAGNYGILQDAGWGFLDKFIIFLNTLGFLEVLNVDGEGYVRRMITVAKLLLTYQMKILLGIAHMNQVPDMLFNDMGLLMLLGFTARQIKQGYCKRSKKRGKKRNGPMHKDTLADALEKFSVKEVEKILNDSIKILNKEGFIDDDIYICDPTDIETTEKCKGCGRKTVEEEHLDKKTGEIIKTEKTTYGFKLLVIRGVRSGIVVSAKFAKIQESEKNWTLKLIKQAEKNIGKKIKVLVLDRGFINGITLWIIKHSFKIDFIIPATTTMDITKDARGLRNRGNEDGIWREETTEITALGIRGLTSYDQYGDEEHNKKNRYSKNFVGNPLNVVMVTKWDRKEYPRGKEKVFLTTLRVDKPISVIKKYKLRSLVENTTFRELKTGWLIDSIPKKTEPAVRTHVFLTVCMFNMCKAYRSQLGKERTEQGIRKFRRQTFAQTMNKVVIIAEPYYGIFDLEELAILWGKPPKYFMRINPKKFKEEYELTEPNSHSSVEKTSGE